Within Cnuibacter physcomitrellae, the genomic segment ATCATGCGGGCGGTGACCGACAACGACGGCGAGGTGCGCTACGACCCGGCCGCGAAGCCGGGGCTGTCGAACCTCATCACGATCTTCGCCGTCCTCACCGGTCGCACCGTCGACTCGGTGGTCGACGAGTTCGCGGGGGGCGGGTACGGCACGCTCAAGAAGGCGCTGGCCGAGGCGGTCGTGGCCGAGCTCGGCCCCATCCGCCAGCGAGCGCTCGAGCTGCTCGACGACCCGGCGGAGCTCGATCGGCTGCTCGGCATCAACGCCGACCGGGCCAACGAGGTGGCCTCGGCCACGGTCGCGACCGTGTACGACCGCGTCGGCTTCCTCCCGCGCGCTGCGCGCTGAGCCCACCGGGTGGGGCGGCGCACGACGCGCCCGGCGTCAGGGCGTGACGTGGTCCGAGGTGATGAGGTCCGCTCCGGCACGCGTGAGCTCGGCGAGCGCCTCGCGCGACCCCTCCGCTGAGACCCCCGCGACGAGGTCGGTGATGACCCGCACCCGTCGCCCGTGGGCGAGCGCGTCGAGCGCCGAGGCGCGGACGCAGTAGTCGGTGGCGAGGCCCACCACGTCGATGTCGGTCACGCCGTGGGAGTCGAGGAGGTCGCGGACCGTGCCGCCCTCCTCGGTCACGCCCTCGTAGATCGAGTAGGCCGGTTGTCCCTGCCCCTTGCGCACGTGGAAGTCGATCGCGTGCGCGGTCAGGTCGTCGTGGTACTCCGCCCCGTGCGTGCCGGCGACGCAGTGCGGCGGCCACGAGTCGAGGAAGTCGGGCTCCGAGGAGAAGTGGCCCCCGTTGTCGTTGTCGCCGTCGTGCCAGTCTCGTGAGGCGATGACGAGGTCGTAGGCGTCGGGATGCGCCGCGAGGAGCCGCGAGATCCCCTCGGCGACGGCGGCACCGCCCTGGACGCCGAGAGCCCCTCCCTCGGTGAAGTCGTTCTGCACGTCGATGACGAAGAGCGCCGTGGACATGGTGAGCCTTTCGGATGCGGTCAGCGGTTGGAGAGACCGGCGCCGCAGGAGTACGCGGCGGCGGTGAGGGTGTCGAGTGCCGCCCTCGCGCTGTCGCCGACGTCGTCGAGCGCGTAGAACGCGAAGGTGAGCACGGAGCCGTCGGCGGCCTGGATGATGCCGCTCAGGGTGTAGCCGGTGTCGATCCAGCCCGTCTTGGCGATGACGTGGCCGGCAGCGACCGAGGCCGCGCCGCCGAAGCGGCCGGCGAGGGTGCCGGTCTCCCCCGCGACGGGCAGGCCGTGGTAGATCACCGAGAGGTTCCCCTCCTGGGCCTGGATCTTCGTGAACAGCCGCGTGAGGAAGTCGGGGGGCACGCCGTTGTCGTCCGAGAGGCCCGAACCGTCGACGATCGTGAGCCCGGACGTGTCGAGCCCGTAGGTCGCCAGCGCCTGCGGGATGGCGACGTTCAGCGCCGCGAAGTCGTTGCCGACCCCGAGCTCGACCGCCACCAGCCGCGCGAGCATCTCGGCCTCGGTGTTGTCGGACCGCAGCAGCGCATCCGGGATCATGGTGCTCACCGGAGCCGACAGCACCTGACCCAGCTGGGGCGCGCCCGCGGGTGCGACGCCCTCGGAGAGCGACGCCGAGACCCCGAGTGCCGCGGCGAACGCCTGGCCGGCCGAGGCCACGGCGTCGTCGCTCCGCGCCGACACGTTCGCCGAGGGGTCGGCTCGGTCGCCGTCGACCTGCAGGCCGGTGACCTCCGACGAGTAGCCGTCGCGCTGCTCCTTGCGGTTCCACGACGGCTGCCAGCGATCCCCGGAGAACACGCTCGCGTCGAGGACGATCGAGGTGATCGGGGTGCCCGCCGTCGTCGGGTCGGCGGACCACGCCTGCGACACCTGGGCGGCGAGGTCGAGCATGCTGGCCGATCCGGCGTAGATGTTCGAGGAGCCGCTGGCCAGGGTGATGTCGCCGCCGCCGACGAGCACCACCTGACCGGGCGCCGATCCCTTGACGACGGTGGTCGGGACGCGGTGGTCCGGTCCCAGCACCGCGAGGGCCGCGGCGCTCGTCAGCACCTTCATCACGCTGGCGGTCCTCGCCGGCGTCGAGCCGTTGCGGTCGAACAGCACCTCCCCGGTCGAGGCGTCGCGCACCTGGCCGAGGAAGGTGCCGAGCCTGCCGTCCGACGCCTCCTCGGCGATCGAGCACGTGCGGACGGGGCCGCCCACCGGCGCGGCCTGGGGCTGCGGGCGCTGGGTCGGCGTCGGCTCAGGGGTCACCGTGGCGGTCGCGGCGACCGCGGCGGGCGCCGGCGCGGACTCCTCGCCGCCCACCGCCGTTCCCACGGCGAAGGCGCTCCCCCCGACGAGCACGAACGCGACGGTCGCCGCACCCGCGAGCCAGGCCCGCGGATGACGGCGCACGACGCCCCAGACGCCTCCCGCCATCAGGAGACGGAGCCCTGCTCTCCGGGGTACACCAGCCCGATCTGCTCACGGATGCGGTCGAGCACGTGCATGATCGCCACCGACTGCTCGATCGGCATGAGCGGGCTGGTGTGCTCGCCCGCGCGGATGACCCGCTCCATCTCGAGCGCCTCGTACTGCATGCCTCGCGACTCGACGGTGTCGGTGTACTCCTCGAGCACCTCGCCGCCGGGGGCCACGACCCTGAAGCCGGTCGCGCCGTACCACCACGGGTCGATCTCGATCCGGGCGTCGGTGCCGATGACCTGGGCCCCTACTCGCCCCGCGGCGTCGAGGGCGCTGTGCGACACGCTCTGCCGGCCGCCCTCGTGCTCGAAGATGATCGCCGTCTGGCGGTCGGCGCCCGTGGCGGACATCGTGCTGTGCGCCAGGATGCGCGTGGGCAGCCCGAGCATGTCGATGGCGAACGAGACGGGGTAGATGCCCAGGTCGAGGAGCGCGCCTCCGCCCAGGGCGAGGTCGTTCACCCGATGCGCCGGGTCGTCCGGGAGGTCCTGGTCGTGCTCGGCGAGCACCGTCCGGACGTCGCCGAGGGTCCCGGCGGCGATGATCTCGCGGATCCGCACCATGTGCGGCAGGAAGCGGGTCCACATCGCCTCGATGACGGCGACCCCGGCCTCCCGAGCCGCCTCGGCGATCCGCTCGGCCTGAGCCGCGTTCACCGTGAAGGCCTTCTCGATGAGCACGTGCTTGCCCGCCGCGATCATCATCAGGGCGTGCTCGGCGTGGAAGGGGTGAGGGCTGGCCACGTAGACGACGTCGACGTCGGGGTCGGCGGCCAGCTCCTCGTAGCTGCCGTGGGCGCGGGGCACGTCGAACTCCGCCGCGAACGCCTCGGCGCTCTCCGTCGAGCGTGAGCCCACGGCGGCGACCTCGAGGCCCGCGGCCCGCAGGTCGGTGGTGAAGGTGCGGGCGATCCCGCCGGTGCCGAGGATCCCCCATCGGATGCTGTCGCTCATGACTCCATCCTCCCCTGCGCAGGGCCTCCCGCGCGACTCGAGGGAGCGCTCGGGAACGCGAAAGGCCCCGGCGAACCGGGGCCTTCGTGTGGAGCCGCCTAAGGGAATCGAACCCTTGACCTATTCATTACGAGTGAATCGCTCTGCCGACTGAGCTAAGGCGGCGTGACCGCCGTGCGGGCGACACAGCATGCAAGCATAGCCGATGCGCGGGGCGTGCGCGTGCCACGCATCCGCGCCGTCGCCTCAGGCGCGGAGGAGCCGCAGGCTCTCGCGCAGGAGCTGCGCGGCAGGGGCCTGGTCGGGATGCTCCGCCCACGCGATCGACGACGAACGCAGCAGCGCCATGGCGACCATGGCGATCGTCCGGGCCCTCGGCACCACGTCGTCGTCGGCCGCCTCGCCTCCGTCGGACCCAGCCGCGGCGCGCGCATCCGATGCCAGGCGTCGGGCGACCGCGTCGATCACCTGGGCCTCGAGCTCGCGCATCTGCGCGAACTTCACCGACAGCACCGCGGGGGTCTGCGCGACGAGCGAGCGCCGCAGCCGGTACAGCTCCGGGTCGGCATCCTCCACCCCGGCCATGCTCGAGGCGATCAGCTCGACGAGGTCGGCCAGCGGGTCGGCCTGCGGATGCTCGACGTAGCGCTCGACGGAGGCCTCCGTCAGCACGAACGGGGTGTCGCCGCCGACCGAGGCCTCCTTGGTGGCGAAGTAGTTGAAGAACGTGCGGGCGGAGACACCGGCGCGCGCGCTGATGTCGTCGACGGTGACGTCGTCGAAGCCGCGCTCGGCCGCCAGCTCGAGCGCGGCCACCTCGATCGCGCGCCGTGTGGCGAGACGCTTGGTCTCGCGCCGGCCGAGCGACGCCGGCCGGGCGGGACTCACGACGTGCACTGCGGATCGCTCGACGGCACCGTGCCGTCGAGGAAGTACGCGCTCACCACGTCGTCGACGCAGGACGACGTGTTGTAGGCGGTGTGGCCCTCGCCCTGGTAGGTGATCAGGTGACCGTTCTCGAGCTGCGACGCCAGCGCCTGCGCCCAGACGTACGGGGTCGCCGGGTCGTTGGTGGTGCCCACCACGAGGATCGGCTGCGACCCGGCCGCGGTGATGGGACCGGGCACAGCGCGGCTGGGGTAGGGCCAGACCGAGCAGCCGATGTCTCCGTACGTCCAGTACGGACCGACCGTCGGCGAGGCCGCGATCAGCTGCTCGTTCTGCTGGGCGATCACCGCGGGGTCGGTGGTCACCGGGTAGTCGGCGCAGGTGATCGCGTTGAAGTTCTGGATGAGGTTGTCGTAGTACGTCCCGTCGGAGGAACGGCTGTAGTAGTCGTCGACGAGCGTGAACGCGGCACCGGCCTCGCCCTCCTTCACCGACTCGAACATGTAGTCGAGGTCGGACCAGAGCGACTCGCTGTACAGCGGGTCCATGATCGCGGTGAGCAGGCTCGAGGATCCGAGCTGTCGTCCGTCCTCGTTGGGGATCGGCTTCTTGTCGACCTGGGCGAGGAGACCCTGCACCTCCTTGAGCCCGTCGTCGGCGCTGCCCTGGAACCAGCAGTCCGACTCCTTCGTGCAGCTCTCGAGGTACGCCTTGAGCGCGCTCTCGAAGCCCTGCGCCTGGGTCAGCGTCAGGTCGAAGCTCGTCGACTCCGGGTTCTCGGCCCCGTCGAGCACCATGCGGCCGACCTTGTCGGGGAACAGGCCCGCGTAGTGCGCGCCGAGCGACGTGCCGTAGGAGTAGCCGAGGTAGTTGAGCTTGTCGTCACCGAGGAGGGCGCGGATCATGTCCATGTCGCGTGCGCTCGACTCGGTGTCGATGAACTCCAGCAGCGGCCCCGTGTTCGCGGCGCAGGCGTCGGCGAAGGTCTTCGAGCTCTGCCGCAGCGCATCCTGCCACTCCTGCGAGCCCCGCTGGCCGGGCAGGATGTCGAAGAAGAACGCATCGGCCTGCTTGTCGTCGAGGCACGAGATCGCGCTCGAGCGGCCGACGCCGCGGGGGTCGACCCCGACGATGTCGTACTCCTGCTGGAGGTCGGGGTGGGCGGCGAAGTCGACCGACTGGCGCACGAAGTCGAACGCCGAAGCGCCCGGGCCACCGGG encodes:
- a CDS encoding TetR family transcriptional regulator codes for the protein MHVVSPARPASLGRRETKRLATRRAIEVAALELAAERGFDDVTVDDISARAGVSARTFFNYFATKEASVGGDTPFVLTEASVERYVEHPQADPLADLVELIASSMAGVEDADPELYRLRRSLVAQTPAVLSVKFAQMRELEAQVIDAVARRLASDARAAAGSDGGEAADDDVVPRARTIAMVAMALLRSSSIAWAEHPDQAPAAQLLRESLRLLRA
- a CDS encoding D-alanyl-D-alanine carboxypeptidase/D-alanyl-D-alanine-endopeptidase — encoded protein: MAGGVWGVVRRHPRAWLAGAATVAFVLVGGSAFAVGTAVGGEESAPAPAAVAATATVTPEPTPTQRPQPQAAPVGGPVRTCSIAEEASDGRLGTFLGQVRDASTGEVLFDRNGSTPARTASVMKVLTSAAALAVLGPDHRVPTTVVKGSAPGQVVLVGGGDITLASGSSNIYAGSASMLDLAAQVSQAWSADPTTAGTPITSIVLDASVFSGDRWQPSWNRKEQRDGYSSEVTGLQVDGDRADPSANVSARSDDAVASAGQAFAAALGVSASLSEGVAPAGAPQLGQVLSAPVSTMIPDALLRSDNTEAEMLARLVAVELGVGNDFAALNVAIPQALATYGLDTSGLTIVDGSGLSDDNGVPPDFLTRLFTKIQAQEGNLSVIYHGLPVAGETGTLAGRFGGAASVAAGHVIAKTGWIDTGYTLSGIIQAADGSVLTFAFYALDDVGDSARAALDTLTAAAYSCGAGLSNR
- a CDS encoding alpha/beta hydrolase; translated protein: MIRPARRRPLVALAVGALAVTVLAGCSPWLFPSPDAASTVEPTSTPTGETVDPSLEGYYSQSLTWDDCGQGFVCSTATAPLDWSNPDDGQTIDLALVRHPASGSKVGSLLVNPGGPGASAFDFVRQSVDFAAHPDLQQEYDIVGVDPRGVGRSSAISCLDDKQADAFFFDILPGQRGSQEWQDALRQSSKTFADACAANTGPLLEFIDTESSARDMDMIRALLGDDKLNYLGYSYGTSLGAHYAGLFPDKVGRMVLDGAENPESTSFDLTLTQAQGFESALKAYLESCTKESDCWFQGSADDGLKEVQGLLAQVDKKPIPNEDGRQLGSSSLLTAIMDPLYSESLWSDLDYMFESVKEGEAGAAFTLVDDYYSRSSDGTYYDNLIQNFNAITCADYPVTTDPAVIAQQNEQLIAASPTVGPYWTYGDIGCSVWPYPSRAVPGPITAAGSQPILVVGTTNDPATPYVWAQALASQLENGHLITYQGEGHTAYNTSSCVDDVVSAYFLDGTVPSSDPQCTS
- a CDS encoding isochorismatase family protein, whose amino-acid sequence is MSTALFVIDVQNDFTEGGALGVQGGAAVAEGISRLLAAHPDAYDLVIASRDWHDGDNDNGGHFSSEPDFLDSWPPHCVAGTHGAEYHDDLTAHAIDFHVRKGQGQPAYSIYEGVTEEGGTVRDLLDSHGVTDIDVVGLATDYCVRASALDALAHGRRVRVITDLVAGVSAEGSREALAELTRAGADLITSDHVTP
- a CDS encoding Gfo/Idh/MocA family protein, which gives rise to MSDSIRWGILGTGGIARTFTTDLRAAGLEVAAVGSRSTESAEAFAAEFDVPRAHGSYEELAADPDVDVVYVASPHPFHAEHALMMIAAGKHVLIEKAFTVNAAQAERIAEAAREAGVAVIEAMWTRFLPHMVRIREIIAAGTLGDVRTVLAEHDQDLPDDPAHRVNDLALGGGALLDLGIYPVSFAIDMLGLPTRILAHSTMSATGADRQTAIIFEHEGGRQSVSHSALDAAGRVGAQVIGTDARIEIDPWWYGATGFRVVAPGGEVLEEYTDTVESRGMQYEALEMERVIRAGEHTSPLMPIEQSVAIMHVLDRIREQIGLVYPGEQGSVS